The sequence TTCAAACGAAAGAGTCATAGATCCAAGAGCCCAACCTCAAAAAAGTCTTGTGTACCTCACGCAGGCACCAAAAGGAGCACCGAGGTGATGAAGATGAGGCTCGAGGACCCAGTCGTGAAGGGAAGACGCCCCGCCATGACAAAACGTGTTAAACATAACCTCGCGTCTAGAGTAAGCAAaagggatatatatacccacgaaaCAACCATGTTACCACAAACAACACCATCATGACGGGAAGGCTCGAGAAGGAATTATTCACCACCCAGATGCCACTACCACCTCAATGACACATTGTCGAAGATGACTTTATTGTACACCACCGTCGGAAGGGTCAAAGCAATGGACAACAAACGCCTACCTGAAATCGCCAGGGAAACTGCATCTCCATCTGGTAGGTCGGGTCTTATTCGTGCTCAAGGCCACCGGAGGAGGGGAGGTGGTGACCTACCGACAACGGGGAAGTTACGACATGGTGCACCCAAGATTAGCTCTTGCTAGGGTTGGGAGAGGAGAAGGTTCACCAGAAGGGCTGATACATGTTCCAAGTTCACTGATTTATGACTGGGGCTAGAGTATCGTGATTAATATGCACCGTGCTAATATGACCCCGCTGAAATAACTTCTGAAATGTTTATTCCTTATTGTCCAAGTCGGTGGATTTTTAGTATGCCATGTTGTCCATGTGACAAAGTTTCAATTAAACGGCTGATCCCGAAAAGAAAGGGAAAGAGTTACATAGTCGTGGGGTGCAAATGTCGAACGTTGTACAAGATGGCGAGGCCCTGCTACAGGTAACTCAACAAAAACACCCCTCACCGGAGAGGGAATGGCTCAGAACTAACAACCACTACCTCTGTTTGGGTTTATTACTCCCTATCGTATTTGGGGTCAAAATTTGACCACATATTTAAATAACAAATAATGATGCATGCTACTAGAAATTATATTGTCAGATTGGTATTTAAATGAAGTTTTCACTGATATTATTTTTGCTATGTATAACTTATATTTTACTACTCCAACATTTTATATTTCGAAATGAAGGTAGTATTAGTTAAGATCATGATCAACATaatccctccgtccgcgaataagtgtacctCTACCTTTTGGTCTAAgtcaaaaatttaaaattttgaccaactttataggaaagagtagtaacatatatgacatcaaattggcatattatgaaactacatttcaaaataaatttagtgatactaatttagtgccaTAAATGCTGGTACTTTTTCCTATGTCATGTTTTAAAACTTTAACTTACGACAAAGGCTAGATGTACATTTAtttacggacggagggagtatgacccAAAATAGAACTAGTACCAGGGCGGAGGTAATAGTCACTAGTTTCGTCATGAGGGAATTTGCTCCCATGCACTCATAGTGTGCAACATGAAATTATTGGATAGAACCTGCAAAAATAGGGTTGGGCATCATACAGTTAGGAGAGAAACGGAGTGTACCTTGATCATCATTCAATTAGACCAATAAGAGTATCTACAGCTGCGGACAGCAAATATGGCCCCTCAAACGCGGGTATGGTCACACCAGATATGTTTTCTCCCACAGTCGTGTCTCTCATATCCAAAACATCAAACCCATGCAACGCTACGTATAAACATGATCAAAATGCCGAATCATCATTGCTTCGCCGGACTTGAGGACTATAGTTCATCGGCGGACAGTTCAAATCCATACTACAAACTACTTAAAACATAAATAAAACATAGACAAAATGGGGAAGGGCggaggaaatcaccatttcctcGTCGGCCCCTTCCCATTGCGATCACTGGGCGTAGTTGCGCCCTCCTCCTTGTACGCGTCGGCGTGCAGTGGTGCGTCGTCGTTGGAACTGTAGGTGGAGCCATCCATCAGGTCGAAGTCGGAGTTGCACCTTTGGCCCGATAGCCTGCAGAGCAGGTGGTCCTGCTCCTTCGCATGGCAGGCCGCCTTCGCCTTGGCCGTCGTCTCCTTGTCTGCCTCGCGCTCCGATAGCTAGATGATGAGTTAGAGCGCCTTGGCATTCTAGCGGCGGAGGAGCCGCGCATCCGTCTTCGTCGTCGTGAGAGAGCGGCGGGGGGCTGGGGTTAGGAGTGCGGCCTCGGGATCTACCTACGCGCTCGCGTGCCCGGCGTACGATCAGCGCCTCCCCTGCCGGCGCCCTCTTCCTCGGTCGCTGTTGCTCGCGACGGGCTGCTCATGCCTCTGACTCGGGCGTCCTCATGCGCGCCGGCGTCGACGCGGGCACGAGGACCCAGTAGCGCCCGTGTACCACATCCGGAgcaaatggtggtggtggtgggcggcGTACCTGAAGGAGATTTAGAGCGGGGCGTTCGGAGCTGCACGACGGACGAGACGGGTCGGCGCTGCGTCGACGAGCATCGGGAGCTGAGGAAGAGGACGGAGCAGACCGGAATTGTCCCCCCCtgtccaccttggaccgctccagCGCAATTCGGAGGGTGAGTTCCTCGTAGACGTTGACGTCGGAGTTGGAGCGGCTATCGGAGGTCGACATGCTCACTGGAGTCATCGGATTGGATCGGAAGAAATCGGAGGAGGGGAAAAGAAGAGACTAAGCGAGAGCGGAATGAAGTGAGTAAGGGTTTTCAAAATTGGGGTTTTTTGTGGGGACATAGTGGGGTCGATAGTGGGTCCGGCACGCCCAGGCCACCCCATATCCGGGGCGCTAGACAGTCTGGACGTTTGGCGTCGGTTTAAGGCGTTCGGGTGGGTTGGTTTTTCTGATCGGTCAGTGACCGGTCAGCCACCTGGGCGTTTGAGGCCGGCTTGAGACGCCCGACCGTAGATGCTTTGACAGTAGCGATTTTGATGTTTCAAATTTAAAGAACCGCTTTCCACAAAAATGAAAATTTAAAGAACCGCTGAATAGAATTTGCAGGAGTAGAGGTACTTGTATGTAAAACCCCAGCAGTAGTAGAGTACAATATTTAGTGCTAACGTACCCGAGTACCACGCGAACAATCCCCCCGAAAAGAAAGCACTGAGCCAGCGCGTGCTCCATTTCTCGCCACTTTTGCCCACCAAACGCGGCGtgaaccgccgccaccgccggggcCTTCTTCACCTCCCCCGCGGCTCCGATCTCTCCTCCCAGTTCCCACACGAGCGAGCTCAGCCTTCATTCCTGCTCAGGTAACCccatgcctcctcctcctccacctcctcgttcGTCCTTTTCGAGCTCCTTTGATTCGGACAAAGCTCCATTACTGTGCTTGACGGGTTCCAGTAGACGTAGTTTTGGCGCCAAATTCGGCAAATCAAAGGGTTTGTTTACCTCTTTCTTCGACGATCCGCCGGCCGGGTGATTTAGTCTGGCTGGCGGTCATTTGGGTACTCTTTCTTGTTTTGGTGGTCTGGTTTCAAAAGAAAAGAGTATATGTGAGCTACAGCCTTAGCAACAACAGCAGGCCGTCTTTTTTTAGGGGAAATACCATTTCAGAAAAATAGAAGGTCAGTTGTCCACCGGTTTCTTTTCTAGATGTAGAATCATCCCTCATTCAGGACTGTTGCTCTATGTTTTATTTTCTCTTCTTGGTGTGATCTGTTCAAGTTTTCATTCACAAATGccatgtactccctctataaagaaatatagcTACCTTTTCCCTGATGTGTTGTTTTCTTAAACTTGCTCTGCGTTTATGCAGTGTTATACTAGTAACATGCTGCTGCATCTGCCCTCATGATAGCTAAATATCTGAAAGTTGTTTTCTTATTTGAAAGAAATTAAAAATACACAAAAGCTGAATTATTGAGCAGCGTATTCATATTAATCTCTTCTCCAACAGTTTCCATTTTTTGGTTATATCAGCAACTTCAATTTGCTTGCAAGTTCTACTAGTGTTCTTTTACTCATACACGTTGATGTTCTCCCTCACATCGATTATCTGTTTTTCAAGTTTACTGAATTATCAACTTCTTTTTTGCAGGTTGTGACTTTCTAGGTGTGCCTTCTTCACTGAACAACAGTCTGAATTTTTTTTACCTCAAAACCGATGAAGAAAATCACAATGTTCTTGCATTATGCAAACATCCTGTAGCAAGTTGATCCGATGGAGTCCCCAATTCTTTGATTCTGGTACACCAACCACCGCAAAATCCAAAATGGCTTTCCCAGCCCTACCAGTTACCCTCACATGCCTCACACTGTTAGCTCTCTTATCACTCGCCATGGCGGCTGATAACAACTCCACTGGCCTCATCCTCGTAAATTGCGGAGCATCGACCCAAGAAGCTGATGATAGTGGTCGTACTTGGGTCGGGGACACCGGCTCCAAGTTCGCGCCATTATTGAAAGGAGTTGCAACCACTGCTCCAAACCAAGACCCTTCACTCCCCTCCACGGTCCCTTTTATGACTGCACGCATCTTCACTTCAAACTACACCTATTCCTTCTCTGTCAACCCAGGCCGCATGTTCTTACGCCTCTACTTCTATCCGGTTGCTTATGCAAACTATGCCGTCTCAGATGCCTTCTTCAGTGTCACGACACGGAATCTTGTCCTCTTAAATGATTTCAGTGCTTCGCAAACAGCTCAGGCGATCACTTCTGCCTTCCTTGTGCGCGAGTTCTCGGTGAATGTTTCTTCAGGATCCTCCTTGGACCTCACCTTTGCCCCATCAGCACATCGCAATGGTTCTTACGCATTTGTGAACGGCATTGAGATTGTGCCCACTCCTGACATCTTCACAGCACCTGACACAAGATATGTCGGTGATAACACAGCCCCATTCTCATTCGACGCTGGCATGGCCGTCCAGACTATGTACCGGCTCAATGTCGGGGGCCAAGCCATTTCCCCGAAAGGTGACTCGGGCTTCTACCGCTCATGGGCCAATGATGCCCCCTACATATTTGGTGGCTCTGGGGTGACCTTCTCCAAAGATGATAATTTGACCATCACCTATACATCCAACGTGCCGAATTACACGGCGCCAGTTGATGTCTATGGTACAGCTCGGTCGATGGGGCCAACTGCACAGATCAACCTCAACTACAACCTTACATGGATTTTACCCGTTGATGCGGGGTTCAGTTACCTCCTAAGGTTCCATTTCTGTGAGATTCAGTATCCTATTACAAAGCAGAATCAGCGGTCCTTCTTCATCTACATCAACAATCAGACAGCGCAGGAGCAAATGGATGTCATCGTCTGGAGCGGAGGAATCGGTAGAACAGCATACACAGACTATGTTATCATGGCTGTTGGTTCTGGTCAGGTGGACATGTGGATTGCACTTCACCCTGATCTTTCAAGTAAACCAGAGTATTTTGATGCAATACTGAATGGTCTTGAGATCTTCAAGCTACAGAATTACGGATCACCGAACAATCTTTCTGGGCTCAATCCTCCACTTCCACAAAAGCCAACTGATGCCAGTCCCGGCGCGGCGTCTGGCAAAATGAAATCTGTCGCGGCTATCATAGGTGGAGCTGTTGGTGGTTTCGCAGTGCTGCTGGTCACATGTTTTGGCGTTTGCATCATCTGCAAACGaaagaacaagaagaacaagaagaagatatCCAAGGATCCTGGTGGTAAATCTGAAGATGGTCACTGGACTCCTCTCACCGAGTATAGCGGATCACGGTCAGCTATGTCGGGAAACACGGCCACAACCGGGTCGACGCTGCCATCCAACCTCTGCCGCCACTTCACTTTCGCCGAGCTTCAGACCGCCACCAAGAATTTCGACCAGGCCTTCCTGCTCGGCAAAGGTGGGTTCGGGAACGTGTACCTCGGGGAGATCGACAGTGGCACCAAGGTGGCGATCAAGCGGTGCAACCCGATGTCCGAGCAGGGCGTCCACGAGTTCCAGACGGAGATCGAGATGCTGTCCAAGCTCCGGCACCGCCACCTGGTGTCCCTCATCGGCTACTGCGAGGACAAGAGCGAGATGATCCTGGTGTACGACTACATGGCCCACGGCACGCTCCGGGAGCACCTCTACAACACCAAGAACCCGCCGCTGTCGTGGAAGAAGCGGCTCGAGATCTGCATCGGCGCCGCCCGGGGCCTCTACTACCTGCACACCGGCGTGAAGCACACCATCATCCACCGCGACGTCAAGACCACCAACATCCTGCTGGACGACAAGTGGGTCGCCAAGGTCTCCGACTTCGGGCTGTCCAAGACGGGGCCCAACATGGACGCCACCCACGTCAGCACCGTCGTCAAGGGCAGCTTCGGGTACCTCGACCCGGAGTACTTCCGGCGGCAGCAGCTCTCGGAGAAGTCCGACGTCTACTCCTTCGGCGTCGTGCTGTTCGAGGTGCTCTGCGCGCGCCCCGCGCTGAGCCCCTCGCTGCCCAAGGAGCAGATCAGCCTCGCCGACTGGGCGCTGCGCTGCCAGAAGCAAGGCGTGCTCGGCCAGGTCATGGACCCGGTGCTCCAGGGGAAGATCGCGCCCCAGTGCTTCCTCAAGTTCACGGACACCGCGGAGAAATGCGTGGCCGACCGCAGCGTCGACCGGCCGTCCATGGGCGACGTCCTCTGGAACCTCGAGTTCGCGCTCCAGCTGCAGGAGAGCGAGGAGGACACCGGCAGCCTCACTGAGGGGACACTGTCGTCGTCGGGCGCGTCGCCTCTCGTCATGACCAGACTGCAGTCGGACGAGCCGTCGACGGACGCAAGCACCACCACGACGACCACGACCACGATGAGCATGACGGGACGGAGCATCGCGAGCGTGGACTCGGACGGGCTGACGCCGAGCGCCGTTTTCTCGCAGATCATGCATCCGGATGGCAGGTGAAGTTGGACTGTGACAGTACCTCTGCAGATTCTTGGACAACATTCTTGGTCCACATTCGTGTTGCAGGTGCTAGTAATTACTGTAGTAATTAGAGTGCTTATAGTATGATGATACACACCTTATGATAATTCAGGTACGGAGTCACTTATTAGGACTTCGTATGTATTGTATGTACCGGACATCAACGTCATTGTAACTGTATAGATGTCGCCGAGGCACTGGAGCTGCGGTTCTTATCTGAATTTTGTGAATGGAAGCAAGATATCCGCTTTTCATGTCGTTCTGTCTGTGACCGAAAGAAAAATGCCTCTCTGTGTTCTGAACTACTCTACATTGGTGAGGGCCTGTAACTCAAAATGATTTTGTTGGATTTCATTCCTAGGATTTCGTCTTTCCTGTAGTATATAGAGCTTGTTTGGTTGCTAGAATTTCTTTCTTATGGGCAGCTGTGTATCGATATTTTCAAATAAAATTTGTGCCCAGTTGAAAAAATTCCTTGAGGCCGTGAGTAACGATGTTTCATCACCTGGAAATGGACTTCCGATGGTATTTACACTTTTACAGTGCCTCCTCTATAGCTTACCGTATTCAATTAGGGAGTTACCCATGCTGGCAAAGCGTGGATGGCCTCGTGATCACATTTGCAACTTACGCTGCAATGCATGTGGTGTATGATTTAAGGGGAGGCTGTCGACGATGATCAGCTTTCAGGCTCATCACTACATAACTGATATTGTTTTTTTTTTGTGGACACAGTGTCATGTCTTTCTTTCTTCCGAAAAGGAGAGAATGGTGGTGCTGCTGCTTTGGCTCCTCTGGCAGGACGTTGACCGGGTTGATGGTGTGCCTCTGCGCTTCACCAACAGGGTTGACTTTGATCAAGTTACCGGCCAAGTCTATTTCACCGACAGCTCGATGCAGTACAAGAGGTCGCAGCATGAGATGGTCACCACTCACCAAGACAGGGGATTCGACGGGCCGCCTCATGATGTACGACCCATGGACGTCGGACGTCACCATGCTCCAAGCCGGGATGACATACCCAAATGGCGTCGCGCTCCCTTGACCTTGTGGTCGCACCGACTGGGCCGTGCAAGCTGCTAAGGCACTGGATCAAAGCGATCAACACATGCACATCTGAACCTTTTGTTGGCTCACCGGGCTACCCGGATAACGTGAGGCCCGACAGGAAAGGAGGTTATTGGGTGGCGTTGCACCATGAGAAGAATGAGTTGCCTATTGGTCGTGATAGCCATCTTCTCGTTGTGAGGATCGGTGCTAACGGGAAGATAGTCGAGGAGATGGGGGGCCAAAGGGCGTGAGGCCGACCGAAATAATGGAGAGAGAGAATGGGAAACTCTACTTAGGTTCGGTGGAGCTTCCTTATGTCGGTGTAGTTAAACGCAAGTAGAGAGAATGGTAGATATatgaagttttttttttgttttttatctaTTACCAATAAATGTAATTATTCCTATTTATTTTTTCTGATTGGCATGTTGTAATCCACGGTTTTAATCAGCGAAACCATACGTTCTTCCCTTCATCTTGCGCGTATAGATTTGTACAAATAAAATTTCCCGCAAATTACATACATAGTACGTTGAGACATGGTTACATACACATCCTCACAGATAGTCTGATAAGGCAATGCATGACCAACACAAATTCTCATGCTAGTGACCGTAAACAAGCGTGTGTTTGTGTTGGTGTTTGTCAGATTGGTGTTTGTCTTAGTAATTTCATGAATTGGGAGCATGAGGGACGTGGAGTTTCTTAGCCCGAGCTCATGAacaataaaatgaaaaaaaatcaaaacaaattcgGGAAATCTAAAAAAACGTGACCATTAACAAAAGTTTCTAAGATCTTGCAAAGGTTCATTATGAAACCACATTTGTGAAAGTTgtgaaaaaaacaaaatcgatgctatgaaaatgctactttcaaaaTCATTTTAGAGCactgattttatttatttatttccacaaattccacaaatgtgatttcatgatgaaattttaCGAGCTCAtcaaacttttgtcaatgtttgtcaTAAAAAATCGGAAATTTTATAACTTATTTTGATTTTTTAATTTCGAAGGTTACTTTCCGAGCATGAGCTCCTTTGATCGAAAGACACGAGCTCGATCGGCTCCCGACGCCGGAGCCGAGGCAGGCGAGGGGACCGCCCAAATCGTAAACAAATCGACACCGCCGTCACGTACGCACGGGCAAAACCAACACACCCAGCACCCGCAGCAGTCCCACCACACCACACCTCCATTGAAAACACGACCATCACCAACTCCGCCTCCGTAGTCCATACAAGCAAAGCAAGCACCCCTCCGGCCCTCCGAACCATCACGCACGGTGCACGCCCGTACGCACGCACGGCGCGCGGAGGCGTGACCAGCGGGTGAGGAATCCGCAGTGGTGGCGCGCGCATGTGGCAACTGGCAACCCAGCGGCATACAGGGATGCGCCGCCGCATACGCCGGAGTGCGCGTGCCGAACGACCAGGGTTTACCAGCGCCCAACCCACATAACGTACGCACGCACGCCCCCCGTCGGCACGGAGCCGTGGAAGGCCGGCGAGGCACCGCGCACGGTGGTGGCAGGGGACGACTTTCCACGTGCCGACTCGCCGGGCGACTGCCACCCCGATCCCACGGCCAGCCCCGCCCCGCACGCATCGGGCCGATCGCTCGCGAATCTCCTCCCCTACTAGCCCCCTTGTCGGCAGCCCACGCGACCTCCCATATGCGGCGCGCCCCCCAACGGAAAACAAATCATTCTGCCCGGTCTCCGCTCGCCGCCCGAGCCGAACCGAGGAAAGGCGACGGAAGCTGCGCGCGAGCGAGCACGGCGAGCACGAACGCACGGTAGAGTTAATTGTACAGAAGTACCACAATTAGGACATTACATACGGATTGGTATCATTTttggtaatttttacatgtcagtaccaagtCTGAGGCCAGTTGTTACAAAAAGGTCTAAACcacgtattgacggtgtatctgactGGCTGGACCCACCATGTCAGTGCTGACGTGGCATATTTTTTGCAGAAAACTCCCTTGCTTTGTACGTAATCACATAAATGCCCAATTATTTTGCGGAAAAAAGATTCTTATAGAGGCTTTTTTTCGTTCGTAATTTACACTACCGAAGCGGACTCCTTTGAAAATTTCCGTCGGCTTGAaagaataaataaaacaaataaaaattgATAAGGCAGGATTCGAACCAGCGATCCGCCGTCCGGCCGAAACTCGCGCTAGCCACAACGCCACAGCAGGACTCGCGATAGAGAACAGGCGTTCCGTCCTGTATACTAGAGGCAAaacgctgggccggcccactgagGCCTTCATTTTTTTTTTCGCACTTACCTGGCGCGCGTGTTGAGGCTCGTTCGTTCAGATTTCTTTACGTTCCATTTCTCTTACTATGCTTTATTTCTGTTTCTGGTTTGGGCTTATTTTTaggttttcctttccttttttattcAGTAGGTTGGTTTTTCTCCTGGATTTTAACATATTTACTGAACATATTTTATGATGGGTTTCAGTATATGATGAACATCTTTTCAACTATGCACGAACATTTGTACGCTGAGCACTTTTTCTGCATATAGTGAACATTTTTCAATGCACGATGAACTTTTCGTTACAAACAGTGAACATTTATTTAATGCAATGAACTTTTGGTAATATACATATACATTGAACATATTTTAAATGCAAATTTAACATTTTTGTAATATGGGTTGAATATGTTTTCTTAAGATATGATGACATTTTGCATAATGCGCGGTGAACTTTTCATCATtatggtgaacattttcttaatacacgATGATTTTCAAGAATATTATCATTAAACAATTTCTTAATTTATGGTGAAAATTTCTTAATACACGATGAGTTTCAAGAGCATTATGGTGAATATTTTCttaatacatggtgaattatatgtATTTCGAAAAAAAATCAGCATGTGTTAAACACTTATTGTATAAAACCGTTCTTGCATGTCAAGAAACACGTTGATTTTTTAATAAAAGTTGAACCGTTTTAATGCATTTCTAAAATTTATTATGATTACAGATttatttttaatacatgttgtCAATTTTTTAAGTAATTGTGCCTTTTAAAAAATACAATCAATATACGGGTAACTCAAATAAAAAACTGTGTGTTGAGCATATAATTTTTTTGATAGTTgtgtatttgaataatataatgagGATACACAATAATTATGCATGGTTGTGGTCCTGAGTGCAGACACGTAAAATTTGGGCCATACGTGTGTTCTAGTCTGGTGCTTGACACTTGATAACACTAATATGCAATTGCAATTAATATATTTATTAATATAATAATTAAAAAACAGTAACTCAGCGCGCGCAGCCTAGATGGGCCAACCGCCGGCCCAGCGTCACGGGACTAGTATAAAAAGGGTCGCGCCTGTTCTCTGCCGCGTGCCCAGCTGTGGCGTGGTGGCTAGCGCGAGTCGCTGCTAGACGGCCGGTCGCCGGTTCGAATCCGGCAGCCATCAAATTTTTAGTTGGTCTATTTATTTGTTTAAGCCGACGAAAATTTTCAAACAAGTCCCGCTTCGGCAATGTAAATTACGAACGGAAAAAAAGCCTCTCATACGAGCCC comes from Triticum aestivum cultivar Chinese Spring chromosome 5B, IWGSC CS RefSeq v2.1, whole genome shotgun sequence and encodes:
- the LOC123112885 gene encoding receptor-like protein kinase FERONIA; this encodes MQTSCSKLIRWSPQFFDSGTPTTAKSKMAFPALPVTLTCLTLLALLSLAMAADNNSTGLILVNCGASTQEADDSGRTWVGDTGSKFAPLLKGVATTAPNQDPSLPSTVPFMTARIFTSNYTYSFSVNPGRMFLRLYFYPVAYANYAVSDAFFSVTTRNLVLLNDFSASQTAQAITSAFLVREFSVNVSSGSSLDLTFAPSAHRNGSYAFVNGIEIVPTPDIFTAPDTRYVGDNTAPFSFDAGMAVQTMYRLNVGGQAISPKGDSGFYRSWANDAPYIFGGSGVTFSKDDNLTITYTSNVPNYTAPVDVYGTARSMGPTAQINLNYNLTWILPVDAGFSYLLRFHFCEIQYPITKQNQRSFFIYINNQTAQEQMDVIVWSGGIGRTAYTDYVIMAVGSGQVDMWIALHPDLSSKPEYFDAILNGLEIFKLQNYGSPNNLSGLNPPLPQKPTDASPGAASGKMKSVAAIIGGAVGGFAVLLVTCFGVCIICKRKNKKNKKKISKDPGGKSEDGHWTPLTEYSGSRSAMSGNTATTGSTLPSNLCRHFTFAELQTATKNFDQAFLLGKGGFGNVYLGEIDSGTKVAIKRCNPMSEQGVHEFQTEIEMLSKLRHRHLVSLIGYCEDKSEMILVYDYMAHGTLREHLYNTKNPPLSWKKRLEICIGAARGLYYLHTGVKHTIIHRDVKTTNILLDDKWVAKVSDFGLSKTGPNMDATHVSTVVKGSFGYLDPEYFRRQQLSEKSDVYSFGVVLFEVLCARPALSPSLPKEQISLADWALRCQKQGVLGQVMDPVLQGKIAPQCFLKFTDTAEKCVADRSVDRPSMGDVLWNLEFALQLQESEEDTGSLTEGTLSSSGASPLVMTRLQSDEPSTDASTTTTTTTTMSMTGRSIASVDSDGLTPSAVFSQIMHPDGR